The Nicotiana tabacum cultivar K326 chromosome 1, ASM71507v2, whole genome shotgun sequence genome segment TCCTCGTGAAAGGACTACTCTCTCTGCAATAGCCTAGAAGTTTCCCAGTGTTCTCGTGATTTATTCTGGCCAATTCTGCCACCTACGGTGAAGTTACAGAAGTTAGAGCATGGAACTTACAATGCAGCCAGTAGCcacgtaagatgaagaaagaatgAGTTCCACCTCTTTCTGAAAATAAAGCTCTAGATAGGCTGTCCAATGCTCTTCTTTGACACAAAGCGATATTACAGCTATCTCGGGTCCACCTTTCATGGTTCCTTTGTAAACTAAGCTGTCTGGCGAGGATCCAATGATGTTGCTGAAATCCTCACAAGCTACCTCAAGTTCTTGTCTGCTGTATCTTACGACATCTTTCAGCATACTAGTATCTACAAAGAAACATGAGTCATAAATATAAAGCATGAACAGTAAAGCGTCCCATATGAGAAAGATACTTTTTACGAAGTAGCCAGTTCAAGTGCATGGAACTAACCTACGTAAATGGTCATATTATCTTTCCCGCTTCCTGATTTTTTCCAAGGTATGATAGAGGATTTGTTCTTACACTTGTGAAGGCCAGTCACAAGAGCCACGATGAAGAGAGAACCAACCATAACTCCCGTTACCACTTCTAAAGCCAAAAGCCAGGTGGGCTTGGAAGAAGAAGCCTGATGTCTCGGTCCTTCAACAGAAGGGTGCTTAGTATTGACTGTTGACGCATGGCTAGTGGGAGGTGGAGTGCCACCTATAACGCGATATTAAAACAACCAGTTCAGTCTTATTACAATAAATCTAGTTGACTGCTAACTGTTAAGGAAAAAAGTGAAACTTAAAATGTTCAGGTCTCTCAAATAAGTTAGAGATATCAATCCTTCCCGACTGACAGCTGCACAAACAATTCATTCTGTGGAAAATTGTAACCAGAGATTGTTTACTGGCACAAGAGAGAAATGCTCGAGCAGCATTACTTACCACATAGAGAAGCAGAGCGCTGCTTTGGATCTTTATGCTGAAGGCAATTTCCTTGAAAGCTAGATCTATGTCAAAACAAAATAACAGGCATTCAGAAATTATAAAAGGCAATAGAAAACAACAGTTATAGAGCATCAGAGCGATGCTTTGGATATTTGCTCTAGGGACAATTTCATTGAATCTAGATCTACAGCAATGAAAATAACAAGCATTCAGGAACAGAGAAGATAGGTGAAGAATTACGAACTGACTTTGGAAGGTAACCCAAGCACTTTGGTATGCTTCCGATGAGAAAGTTGAATGAGAAATCAGCAACTTTAAGTTGGGATGAACGACAAAATCCAGTAGGGCTGGCACCAGAAGCATACCTAAAAAGAAGTTACAGAAAGTAAAAAAACAGCGTTAAGTAAAAACACATGCAACGAATATAAGGCAACATAAAAAAAAACAGATCATTTCCAAAAACATCATCCTTAAACTTTTGAAACATACATTCTGATTTCTGTAACATCGCTCACTATGGTCAACATTAAGGAATAAAGGAATATCTTGTAGATAAACAGAGAATCATGTATTACTCCTTATCCACATACCAGAaagttaaaagaaaaacaaaaaaagtacAAGACGTAGTGCATAATCCACTTACATTCCATGTACACCGGATGTAAAATCTGATCCATTATTAGCGGGCACTGTTCCTTGAAGTTTGTTCCTGTCCAGCCGAAGTTCCTCAAGGTATTTCAAATTACCAAGCTCAGCAGGCAATTTTCCTGTTAATCCATTGGATTGTAGGTTTCTGCAGAGACACATACAAGCTAGAAAAATAAGGGAGCTTCAAGGAAGATAAGAAAAGTCTTAAAGTACAAATAAACCAACAAAGATTCGCATTAGACTAACATTTTCATAAGGTTTGTCAGATTGCCAAGCTCACGAGGAATTGGTCCTGTTAGCTGGTTAGCACCCAAATCCAAGACCTTTAGGTTTTTCAACAAGCCAATCTCCTTAGGTATTGTACCAATCAGTACATTTCCATGCAAAATTCTGCATATCGCCAATGCATAACATAAATTACGACCTGAACTATATTACACTTATAAGTACAGTCTATCAGGAAATAACTTACAGTTCTTGCAAAGAAGCGAGCTGATGCAAGTTGGGTGAAAGAAAACCCTTCAATGAAGCACCAGAAATGTTACTGCAAATTATGGTTCCACGAAGTAGTGTAAACGCGAATTAGAGTTTAACTTGAGCCCATAAATCATTTTTAGTTGAGAAAAAATCAATAACCAAATAATACTTCAATGTAAAAAGAACAGCCCGCTCGATACACTAAGCTGTTGCTATGCACGGGGTCCAAGGAAGTGCCGGACCACAAAGGTCTActgtatgcagccttaccctacatttctgcaagatgCTGTTTACACGGCTCGAACCGGTGCCTCCTGGTCACATGGAGGCAACTTTACCGGTTACCCAAAGCTCACCTTCCAAATAATACTTCAATGTATAGCACATAAATGGAAGAGACTAGCTCACATTTTTATGACATGATCTTGAGCCATAGAACAAAAGATTCCAGCCCAATCACAAGGATCTGAATCTAAGGCATTCCAATTTGACAAAACCAGAAGAGGGTCTTCATATATAGCTTCCTTGAATGTATTGAGAGCATAAACTGTATCAACAAAGAGTGCCCAATCAGATTCACTCCAATAAACTACATAATCTTAGAATTAGAACAAACTATATCAACACAACAAATACAAGATCTTTCCTAAACAACACTACATAACACCCTGCATTATTGTTAATCCTACAACTAACACTTACAACAATCAAAAAGACAAATTATTGCAACTACAGAACTTAAGTACATCAAGATCTAAGCTTGAATTAATAATACACACCTTCATGTGATGGAAAAGCATCACAGATCATAATTCTCTCAACACTCAAGAACACTGTTAAAACTGATAAGAAAGCAAAAGTTCTCATCTTTCTTCCAATAATTCTCTCAACACTCAGGAACACACTAATTTTTACACAAAACCATAACTGAAAGAACCCATCAGAAGCAATAGCTTCCAAGAACTTCAAGAATCAACCAAAATAGAAAGACCCAAAATGCAAAAAGTCCAAATTTTAAAGAAATGGGGTTATCAAGAAatggaaagaaaaaataagaaaagactCAAGACGGTGGATTTAATAAGAGatgaaaacaaacaaagaaaagctggaaaaataaagataaagttGTCTTTTTTTAGAAGtgagggagaaaagagaaaaaaacactAAAGAAAACAGAATGAAACTTAAGAGTGAATCCAAGAATCTAAATCTGTAACAACCCCTTTAATGGAAACTACTCTTAAGTATCACCTACTAGTTAAAAAATGGGGAAAAACTTGGGTTCAAAGAGAGGTTTGGTGTCAGAAACAGAGACAGTTTATGAGCTGAACAAGAAGAATTTTTGGAAAGGAAATGATtaaatttattatggaaataaaagagaaaaaagatcaaagagaaaatgcagaagcagataaTAGATTGGAGATAGGAAGGAGCGGCGGGCTAAAGGAAGTGTGGGCCTGTACAAGCGTGGCTTTGATGGATGAACTTTCAGCATTTTGTTATCATAATAATACAATTTGCTctattatttctcttttctccaTCTTATGGTTCtccacatttttttttttgagatttcaCATAATTaatactttttttaaaataaacatATTTATTACGAAATTGGTTAATTTTGTCAGTTTACTGTAATCTTTCTTTGTTATTTGGGTTTAGAATCGATAATGAAAACAATCCGGTAAAATTTCACTAAGTGGGGTTTGgagaaggtagtgtgtacgctgATCTTATCCCTACCTCAATGGGACAGACATGTTATTTCCGATAAAACCTCGGCTCAGAAAGAcggaaaaaaaaataagaagagacaATATATCATTATCGTTAAcgaaaatcataaaaatagtaacatcatcataaaaatcacaaagtaactaaaattgttgttgttgttgattgatacgcgattgaaaagaaaaatagttgaAATTCGATTTCATGATATTTCAAATTTACTTCACTATAGAATCTTTAGCAATCAGTACAAAACTCAACATTTTAGGAGTTTCTAATCAactatgaaaattatatattcatTCATGAAGAAGGATAAGTGCTAACATGGGATTATTCCTTGAtctcttatttttaatttaatgatTAATGATATTTCCCTTTGTAAACAAAACTACTTGTGTTCTACTAGTGTATTATCTTTGCTTTTATTAGTGCTTTTCACATTATTTGAAAACAGGCAATCATTGTTATTGGacccaaaaaaaaagtaaattagGTAAAGCTAGTCTTCGATGTGATTGAGATaatcctttttgtttttcttttttttattaattctTTACGGTCGAGGATCTCTCGGAAATAGTTTCTCTACCCCTTAGAGGTAGGGTAAGTTTGGTGAACATTCTATCCTCTCCCGATCCCATTTGTGATTTACTGAGTTGTTGTAATTCTTTACCAtgaggtcacgggttcaaaccGTGGAAACaatctcttgcaaaaatgcagggtaagactgcttACAATAGACCTTTATGGTCCGGCCTTTTCCCGGACCCTGCGCATAGCGGGAACTTAGTGCGCCGGACTGCCTTTTTTTGTTGTCATTCTTTACATCTATATTTCTTTACCCTTTTTACattttgatttttgttgatattgatttactCTATTGAGCAACCAGAAATATAGTAGTACCAATTATTTCTAAACCCTATTAATTGTTTTAATGTGTTTGAATGTCCTTGAATTTTctcttctttgtttagttttgGTGAGACGAAAATGCATTAAATGTACAAAAGCTTGAGGTAGTACTTAACCACGTCATAAATGAAGttaagaaagagagaaaatcCAAGAGACGGCTTGGAACTAATAATTGCATAAAGGAAAGGCAATCCGATTCACTCAAGCGAatgcaaaattttagatttttctaGTTAGAATGGATTGGTCGAGCCTATCCAATCAataattatttatgactgactcgATATTCACTTGATTTTTGGGTCATAATGAGCTCCGATCTTAGTAACCTTTATTCTCATCTTGCGTAAGAATATAAGTTTTTTCCCTCAGTTTCTACTACTCTCCTTGCTGAGAAGCTTCGCCAGAAACAAGCAAGATGAGATCGCTCTACTTTGTAGACAAGGCTTGTTCCGTACTTTCTTACGAGCTCGTGTACTACTTACTCCTATCTCTAAAGGGGCTTATACACTTCACTCGATATCTACTAAACGAGCATTAGAGCGAGCGAGCGAGGCCCTCAATTTTGTTAACTTTACCGGCTCCGAGGCTCCCCTTCGAATAGCGTAAGCAAGAGACACTAAAATTAGAATAGATAAAAGATATTCACTTGGAGTACATATTCTAAAACCAATAAATCTATATTTCACTTGGACTTTAATTAAATACTTCCTCGTTCATTTTTAGttgtttatttttgattttgtactctcgttaaaaaaaatatatgtattttacaATTTCACTCATAATAATTATAGCATTTCAAAAGGTATTAAAAAATAATCTGAAAAATGAGTAGTTAATACTTAACGATAAGGATaaaattagaagaagaaaaaatttatttcttgATTTATTAAAATGAAAAAGTAAAAGTATTAggggtaaaaatggaaaatgaggTGTCAGAGTTATGATGAACGGTCTTCGAATATTGCGCAAGCAATCATGTGCCTCATTCTCAGCGCATGTTAGAAACCAACACACACTTTAATCAGTGAGTAGAAGCGGAGACTTGCACGGtttaatatttctatttttcagtgcattaaataaaatattactcatttttagGAACAATTCATTGAGTAGCCTGTGACATGTTTTTTCAGAATAGTTAGACAAAATTTTAAGCAAATACACAATATACATTTTTCCTTCTAATTTTCTAATTTAGACAAAATATTCGTCACCGATATCAAGAGTTATTATAagggaaaataatcaaatttatcCTTATACTATTAGTAATCAAAAAGACGTTACCCTCCGTTTGAAATTTATTCTAATACTATCCCCATCGTAAGGAGAAAAAACTCTTATTTTTGTGCTTAAGTGCAGGTGagtgattttaaaacaaattaatattaAAGAGTTATTTGAACCTTTTTCTCGAAGAAAAGACAACTAAAATTTACTCATTTTAATGGAGCTATGTTAATGGCAATAGAGGCAGATTCAAAATTTGAACTCTACGGATCTAACATTTAAATTTCTTAACGTTGAAACCGTTATAATTTAATTTATAGGTTCATATTTACTCTTTGTTACAATTTTAATGTGTTTATATACATAAATTAAGCTATGCATCAAATGTAATTGGTTTAGATGTTCTCGGTATTATAACACTAGATCCGCCCTAAATGGACAATTGGTTAATAATAAAGGCGTGAATGAACcaaaagattatttttttttgaaaagaaaaagtgcAAATTGTTCAATTTCTTACAGCAACAAAAATGAAAAGTCAAGCCtgttcaaatttgaaaatcagcCTCAAATTCATACTAATTTTTAGACATTTGATGGAAAGCTCAATctcgagaagaagaaaaaaagtgtgATTTTGACTTGCTTATATCTATTTTAACTGTTAAAATATTCTATTTTCCCGCTTCTTTTCGGGGAACAACATCCTTATATAACATTAATTTATTGTAAAAGACAAATTTTTTCGGAACCAAATTTCATAttctgttataatatatgttttctataGCAACAATttgctataacatccaaaaatatctgaaataaagaAGATTTTTATAAATATGTTGACTATAGTATTAGCTATGACTTTCTTGCTATGACTATAGGTTTGCGATGTTGATAAAGTAGTCAGAAAGCCAACATCAATTTTACCTGCTCCAATACTCAATTATTCACGGGAAaaagagcaagaaaagaaaagaaaaaaaataaatcgATCGTTTTATTTAAACTTCAAAATAAaaggattattttattattactgCTACTTATTTGGATAAAGGTCAGccctatttaattttaaatacatGTGAAATGATATCCCAATTAAAATAATGTTAGGTGTGACAGAGAAGACAAGAAGATAGTTTAAACATGAAGGGTCCTCAATGACAGTACTTCCAAGTAATacattacaaagaaaagataccttttttcaaatttattattaaaaggaaaaaaaaagaaaaacaaattcgGGAATATCTTAGATTCTTCAAGTTTATTATAACCTTCTTCAACTTGTATATGGTGTATTATGTTTGTCAGcacattaaaaatgaaaaaaaaagaaataattaattaggtACGATTTTAATATCACGAttcggatttcccaccctcatgagtcgtgatgacgcctactaatgggagttaggcaagccaaaccttaactacttgctacactttcatttttttgcttctttttaacaaacacaagttgataatataataaaagcggaatttttaaataaataagcggaagtcaacaattatgtaccttaaggctacgtctattacaacttttaaaacttCAAATATCCAAAACATGGTGTCACCGTGTCAtagactgtctaagagtcactacatacaaggtctgaagaaatacaatacactgtctctgaacaaaggaaatgaaacaggaaatagagatagagggatacgccagggcctgcggacgcctgcaggtctaccttggatctccgggtggactgaaggaagcactccaactactgtccgaaagcagctcctggatctgcacacagtgcagagtgtagtatcagtacaaccaaccccatgtgctggtaagtgtctatcctaacctcggcgaagtagtgacgaggctaggaccagatcaccacataaacctgtgtagttcatatatatatatatatatgcaacggaaaagaaatacaaaaataaccagtcaatgtgggagggggaacatgctgtGAGGAAGATAATaattccgaatagaaaggcatcaagtaaggaaagaaacaacataactaaaatatcaataaggaagcagaaatcaacaattgcacggcatcacccttcgtgtttttactctcagcctcaccaaagcagttatataataaaaatgtgcacggcatcacccttcgtgtttttactctcgacctcaccaaaacaatcatataatcaaaatgtgcacggcatcacccttcgtgcttttactctgtttcctcaccatataatcaatagaatCGACACAGAATGGTACGTCGTGCggtacagcatcacccttcgtgctttaacactcttcctcacccaaaaagtaatcacaagcaaaggggtaagggaataaataaaatagtaatagagatcccgacaagggaacaacatttaaacaattaaattccggcaagggaacaataattaaattaacaatagcccggcaagggtgacaacataatgatctcttctctttctcaattttacttcacaattcacttcataactcgagccaatgctctagaggttcgattatcacttatactttaaaactcatttcacaactcgagccaatgctctagaaattcaattttcacatatactttcacattttcgctatacaacttgagtcaacgctcctcaatgttcataatCGCAAtcctttccacaaactttatacaacaattagaattcttcaccaaggcatgaataatacaacaaaattacgaaaatcacaatataagactcacggtcatgcttgacgccaacgtatagatactcgtcaccatgcttatacgtcgtactcgacaagaagcaaatagcaaataggacacaactcctaatccttcaagctaaggttagaccaaacacttacctcgatgccttgaacacaactcaagtttcaattatagttgtaccccttgattccaccgccaattcgctcgtatctagtcacaagttacttaattacgtcaataaacgctaaatgaatcaatttgaatgcatgaaaatgagttttccaaagtttttacccaaaaagtcaaaatcgcccccgggcccacgtggtcaaacctgaggttcgaaccaaaacccgattactcattgccccacgagctcaaatatgtaatttgttttgaaatcggacctcaaatcgaggtccaaatccccaatttttgaaaaacctaagttctacccaaaacacccaatttccccatgaaaataattgatttgaagttgaaatcacgttaaaagatgttaatgattgaagaaaacttgttaaaaacgacttacaattgatttggagaagaaaggttgtttgaaaaatcggcTCTTATgttttttggggtttttgaaaagtgcaaAATAATTGAAAATCTCATCTATTTATACTCCTGTCAGACCCTCTCCGCgaaccgcataaaaaggactgcagccgcggagctccaccgcggaccgcaagaaatcgagtgCGACCGcggaggcttggccttgctcaccgcgaACCGCACAAATCTCACCGCGGTCGCGGAGTCCTCACCGCGGTCGCGAagcttccaccgcggaccgcgagacctggcttcagagacctgcaacttctctagATCTGCAAAtttttcctaagtgtaaaaacatctcgaaactcacccgagccctcggggctccaaaccaaatgtcgtactaactcaaaaacatcatatggatttactcgtgtaatcaaatcatcaaaataacctcatgaacatcaaattaaatttcgagatcaatgaaattttctcaaaacttccttaaacataaattttgcaatttaagtctgaatcacgtcacgtgacatccgtttttcaccaaattccgcataaatgtcttaaatcatatataagacctgtaccgggcgctagaaccaaaatacgggcccgataccatcatgttctaatcaaatttcacttcaaatttctttaaacaattcctgaaaataatttctcttaaaaattcatttctcgggcttgggacctcggaattcgatttcgggcatacgcccaagtcccatattttcctacgaaccctccgggaccgtcaaatcacggatcCAGGTccgttgactgaagtcaaattagctcattttatcatcaaaacttatcatttttcacagattatcatgtttaagctttccggctacgtgctcggactgcgcacacaaatcgaggtgactctaaatgagattttcaaggcctcaaaatatgaaagttttgttttaaaacaagtgatgacattttgggtcattacatttaATCTCTGTATTTATGGCTGATAATCTTTAATCTATTCTTCCACAAGGCGTGATTGATCAGTTAAATACACATGACGAATTCAACTCCGCCATCGACTCAAGCATGTCATTCTAAAGGAAGAAAGTAGGACAGATCCTATTATCTACTGATTTTTGAATCGTGCATCAATTggctattaatttttttttttttttgaatataaaggaggtgtttggtataacggaaaatatttttcgtggaaaatatttttcaatattttcttggaaatattttcttggaaaacaagtagtaatcttattcatttttcggtgtttggtacgcaaattaaggaaaatgacttctcaagagtattcataaataatttagatataataaacatgaagccataaactttcaaagcaacaaccttccgaacccacaaatttcataaactttcgaactgTTAAACTTTCGAAACCGAGGAATTTCGAACCcctaaactttataatttctaaacccgtaaactttaaaacacataaacctccgaactcataactttggaactcgtaaaattttgaacttttaaaccgataaataaaaaaattaaaactgaaaaatatatttaaaaaatattttttccgggagggggggggagggggagggggacaGGGGAGGGGGTGGAGGACAGAAAAAAGAGAAtaacagaaatttgaaattacaaaaaaaaaaattgtgcgcGGGGagggggtgggtggtgcagaaaaaggaaaaaacagaaatttgaaattgcaaaaaaaaggtaagaaaattatttttttatgcgGCGGGTGGGGTGGAGGGGTAATAGGGTGGGTGGTAacgaaaaactaaaatttgacaaaaaaaaagccttttttggagagagggggtggggtgggttggGTTGGTGAGGGTGCGGTAGGTTGAGAagtagttttgaaaatatttttccttctcttgataagaaattttttttcctccaattggaggaaaatgaaatcataagaaaaatattttccaaacatttaagccaatcaaacatgaaaaattaaaaatattttccttgataccaaacacacccaaaatAAACTATCTTTAGAAAAAAATACTATAATGTGGACtaacaataaagaaacaaaaacaatAGGCAAGATATTCAAAATCccactaatattgtctccttttaaAAAGTAATAACTTTACATGAAAGTGGTTTAACATTACAAAATATGTTCCTATCTCATGCAAGATGcagttattaaaaattatgacCTGTTTTTGTATGGTCTCATGTGACACACAGGACATTATAACTCAAATAAAACCGCGTCAAATGCGTAGATTAATTATCGAACAGACATTTATTTTGTTTATCTTAAATTCTCGTCTAATGGCCAAATAATTAAAGAATCTTAATGATTAGTTTTACACTAATGACCACTTGAAAATGGAAAGGTTAGATATACTATCCCTTTCATAATTAAAGTAGATTAAACTGCAAGAAACTGATGAAGAGGAGATTGAACGCAATTAGAAAAGTAAGCGAAGTGCGTGGCTAGTAAATTACTAATTAGCATGTGTAATTTGACAAAGAAAAAAGTTTAGTATATCGTATAATTTGGTAGACTTAACAGCGCCCATCGACCACTTTTTGGTTTTGCGAAAAATAACCACTGTTCTGGAGTTCCAAGTAGAGTTGGGCgttattaccaaaaaaaaaaaaaagtagagtTGGGCGTTCGGATGGGACATTCGTATTTATACCtgtttttgggtcacgttttactTGTGCCcactttgtaaaaaaaaattgcaagcgtacccactttttcgcataacttcagcatacggtgctgaagtagcaaagacattTACGCAAaatttcagcattctagtagacgggactgaagtagcaagtgtgctgaaatttttgtttgtaattgctgaacttaagcatagtagctgaagtttt includes the following:
- the LOC107799812 gene encoding putative LRR receptor-like serine/threonine-protein kinase At1g63430 is translated as MRTFAFLSVLTVFLSVERIMICDAFPSHEVYALNTFKEAIYEDPLLVLSNWNALDSDPCDWAGIFCSMAQDHVIKINISGASLKGFLSPNLHQLASLQELILHGNVLIGTIPKEIGLLKNLKVLDLGANQLTGPIPRELGNLTNLMKINLQSNGLTGKLPAELGNLKYLEELRLDRNKLQGTVPANNGSDFTSGVHGMYASGASPTGFCRSSQLKVADFSFNFLIGSIPKCLGYLPKSSFQGNCLQHKDPKQRSASLCGGTPPPTSHASTVNTKHPSVEGPRHQASSSKPTWLLALEVVTGVMVGSLFIVALVTGLHKCKNKSSIIPWKKSGSGKDNMTIYVDTSMLKDVVRYSRQELEVACEDFSNIIGSSPDSLVYKGTMKGGPEIAVISLCVKEEHWTAYLELYFQKEVAELARINHENTGKLLGYCRESSPFTRMLVFEYASNGTLYEHLHYGEGCNLSWTRRMKIVIGIAKGLTYLHSELDPPFTISELNSNSIYLTEDFSPKLVDFESWKSIISRSEKNSGAISSEGAICVLPNTLEGRHLDVQGNTYAFGVLLLEIISGRPPYCKDKGCLVDWAKEFLEVPEVLSYVVDPELKHFKQEDLKVICEVINLCIHPSSSRRTSMKDLCAMLESNIDTSITAELKASSLAWAELALSS